The Limnochorda sp. LNt genome includes a region encoding these proteins:
- the pxpB gene encoding 5-oxoprolinase subunit PxpB encodes MLVQELDLAGGPVRIRPAGDAAVLVELGDGVDPAVHRRVMALWRTLVERPLPGMIEAVPAYRSVLVTWDPRVTDGARIRAALERRLREAVDGRGPRRRGRQVTIPVIYGGSYGPDLEAVAERVGLSPDEVVRRHAAGRYVVYMLGFLPGFVYLGGLDPALAVPRRASPRLEVPAGSVAIGGSQTGIYGLGGAPGGWHVIGRTWVTLWDAGRRRPATLRPGDRVRFVAASPEQAPPGWQEAAGEPRATMPAA; translated from the coding sequence GTGCTGGTCCAGGAGCTCGACCTGGCGGGGGGCCCGGTGCGGATCCGGCCGGCGGGCGACGCGGCGGTGCTGGTGGAGCTGGGCGACGGCGTCGACCCGGCCGTCCACCGGCGCGTGATGGCACTGTGGCGGACGCTGGTGGAGCGGCCGCTGCCGGGGATGATCGAGGCGGTGCCCGCCTACCGGTCGGTGCTGGTGACGTGGGATCCCCGGGTCACCGACGGGGCTCGCATCCGGGCCGCCCTCGAGCGGCGCCTGCGTGAGGCCGTCGACGGCCGGGGGCCCCGGCGGCGGGGTCGGCAGGTGACCATCCCGGTCATCTACGGCGGGTCCTACGGGCCCGACCTGGAGGCCGTGGCGGAGCGGGTGGGCCTTTCGCCCGACGAGGTGGTGCGCCGCCACGCGGCCGGGCGCTACGTGGTCTACATGCTGGGCTTCCTGCCCGGCTTCGTCTACCTGGGCGGGCTCGACCCCGCCCTGGCGGTGCCACGGCGGGCCTCCCCCCGGCTGGAGGTGCCGGCCGGCTCCGTGGCCATCGGCGGCAGCCAGACGGGGATCTACGGCCTCGGCGGCGCGCCGGGCGGCTGGCACGTCATCGGGCGCACCTGGGTGACACTGTGGGATGCGGGGCGCAGGCGCCCGGCCACGCTGAGGCCGGGAGACCGGGTACGCTTCGTGGCCGCCTCGCCCGAGCAGGCGCCGCCCGGCTGGCAGGAGGCGGCCGGCGAGCCGCGAGCGACGATGCCGGCGGCGTGA
- a CDS encoding ROK family protein, giving the protein MRRAQGRLGEVDARLVGEAARAGDELAREVLDRTWLYLGAGMVNLMNLFDPDVIVIGGGVSRLGDMMMEPLRRYVRQRAVSGPAEGTRLELSRLGSDVGIVGAAAVALEKAGRLRQAAALSG; this is encoded by the coding sequence ATGCGGCGGGCGCAGGGCCGGCTGGGCGAGGTGGACGCCCGCCTGGTGGGCGAGGCCGCCCGGGCGGGCGACGAGCTGGCACGGGAGGTGCTGGATCGCACCTGGCTCTACCTGGGCGCCGGCATGGTCAACCTGATGAACCTCTTCGACCCCGACGTTATCGTCATCGGGGGCGGGGTCTCCCGGCTGGGCGACATGATGATGGAGCCGCTGCGCCGCTACGTGCGCCAGCGGGCGGTCTCGGGCCCGGCCGAGGGGACGCGCCTGGAGCTGTCGCGGCTCGGCTCCGACGTGGGCATCGTGGGGGCCGCCGCGGTGGCCCTGGAGAAGGCGGGGCGCCTGCGCCAGGCGGCCGCCCTTTCGGGCTGA